A genomic window from Pseudoalteromonas piratica includes:
- the infC gene encoding translation initiation factor IF-3: MEERTIRGGKKGPAAQKNRINEEITAKEVRLVGFEGEPLGIVSLQEAFDKADAAGVDLVEISPNAEPPVCKVMDFGKFIFEKSKAQKEQKKKQKQIQIKEIKFRPGTDIGDYQVKLRNLTKFLEAGDKAKVTIRFRGREMAHQEIGIDLLNRIKDDLQDIAQVESFPKKVEGRQMIMMLSPIAKK, from the coding sequence GTGGAGGAACGAACCATTAGAGGCGGAAAAAAGGGCCCAGCGGCTCAAAAAAATCGTATCAACGAAGAAATTACAGCAAAAGAAGTCCGTTTAGTTGGCTTTGAAGGTGAGCCTTTAGGCATTGTTAGCCTGCAAGAAGCATTTGATAAAGCAGATGCTGCCGGTGTTGATTTAGTTGAAATCAGCCCAAATGCAGAGCCACCTGTTTGTAAAGTGATGGATTTCGGTAAGTTCATCTTTGAAAAAAGCAAAGCACAAAAAGAACAAAAGAAAAAGCAGAAGCAGATCCAGATTAAGGAAATTAAATTCCGTCCAGGTACTGATATCGGCGATTATCAAGTTAAATTACGCAATTTAACTAAGTTCTTAGAAGCGGGCGATAAAGCAAAAGTTACTATTCGTTTCCGTGGTCGTGAAATGGCGCACCAAGAAATCGGTATTGATTTATTAAACCGCATTAAAGACGATTTACAAGACATCGCTCAAGTTGAGTCTTTCCCTAAAAAAGTGGAAGGCCGTCAAATGATTATGATGTTATCACCGATTGCTAAAAAGTAA
- the rpmI gene encoding 50S ribosomal protein L35, which yields MGYKLKSHRGAAKRFKKTASGGFKRKQAHLRHILTKKSSKRKLHLRPKAMVHKNDIGLINRMLPFA from the coding sequence ATGGGCTATAAATTAAAAAGCCACAGAGGTGCTGCAAAGCGCTTCAAAAAGACTGCTTCAGGCGGTTTCAAGCGTAAACAAGCGCACTTACGTCACATTCTGACTAAGAAATCTTCTAAGCGTAAGCTTCACTTACGTCCTAAGGCTATGGTTCATAAGAACGATATCGGCCTTATCAACCGTATGTTACCATTCGCTTAA
- the rplT gene encoding 50S ribosomal protein L20, with protein MARVKRGVIARARHKKVLKQAKGYYGARSRVYRVAFQAVTKAGQYAYRDRRAKKRTFRQLWIARINAAARQNGLSYSRFINGLKKSSVEIDRKILADIAVYDQVAFAALVAKAKEGLAA; from the coding sequence ATGGCAAGAGTTAAACGCGGTGTTATCGCACGTGCACGTCACAAGAAAGTTTTAAAGCAAGCTAAAGGTTACTACGGAGCACGTTCACGTGTTTATCGCGTAGCGTTCCAAGCAGTAACTAAAGCAGGTCAATACGCTTACCGCGACCGTCGCGCTAAGAAACGTACTTTCCGTCAATTATGGATTGCACGTATCAACGCGGCTGCACGTCAGAACGGTCTATCTTACAGCCGTTTCATTAACGGTCTTAAGAAGTCATCTGTTGAAATCGATCGTAAGATCCTTGCAGATATCGCTGTATACGACCAAGTAGCTTTCGCAGCACTAGTTGCTAAAGCAAAAGAAGGTCTAGCTGCTTAA
- a CDS encoding SDR family oxidoreductase, translating to MTKTVLITGSSTGIGYYCAKALVERGYKVVASCRKQADVERLQQQGIHSVVIDLADEASIENGYCQALEILGHIDVLFNNGAYGQPGAVEDLPTDALRKQFETNLFGWHHLTCLAIKHMRERGHGRIIQNSSVLGLVTLPYRGAYNASKFALEGLTDTLRQELSDTKIQVSLIEPGPIESKFRDNALAAFFSANIDAENSPHHENYLKQQARLEVKGKAQPFTLGPQAVYKKLLHAIEAKRAKPRYYVTFPTYLFGYLKRILSTRLMDSILTKSR from the coding sequence ATGACTAAAACAGTTTTAATCACCGGTAGTTCAACAGGCATTGGCTACTATTGCGCAAAAGCGCTCGTTGAACGTGGCTACAAGGTCGTTGCCAGTTGTCGAAAACAAGCTGATGTTGAGCGCTTACAACAGCAAGGTATTCATAGTGTTGTCATTGACCTTGCTGATGAGGCAAGTATTGAAAATGGTTACTGCCAAGCACTTGAAATACTCGGTCATATTGATGTGTTGTTTAATAACGGTGCATATGGTCAACCTGGTGCTGTTGAAGACCTGCCAACAGATGCGTTAAGAAAACAATTTGAAACCAACCTATTTGGTTGGCATCATTTAACTTGCCTTGCCATAAAACATATGCGTGAGCGTGGTCATGGCCGAATAATTCAAAACTCATCAGTTTTAGGTCTAGTAACCCTACCCTATAGAGGTGCTTATAATGCGAGTAAGTTTGCACTTGAAGGTTTAACGGATACACTGCGTCAAGAGCTTTCAGATACCAAGATTCAGGTTAGTTTAATTGAACCAGGGCCAATTGAATCTAAATTCAGAGACAACGCATTAGCCGCATTTTTTAGTGCTAATATTGACGCTGAAAACAGCCCACACCATGAAAACTATTTAAAACAACAAGCACGCCTTGAAGTAAAAGGTAAAGCGCAACCTTTTACACTTGGTCCACAAGCCGTCTATAAAAAACTTTTACACGCCATTGAAGCAAAGCGTGCTAAACCACGCTACTATGTGACCTTCCCTACCTATTTATTTGGCTATTTAAAGCGTATCTTATCAACTCGTTTAATGGACAGCATTTTAACGAAATCGAGATAG
- a CDS encoding M14 family metallopeptidase produces the protein MFLNALLLTAAISAVDHLPPLTQWQGQSERLLQPTNPLATEFERSNGLVSPTYIESMAYLDRLVASNSNQFKLETIGTSDAGRAIKMLIASENGQIDKNKATLLLQAGIHSGEIDGKDATFMMLRDIAQGQRNDILKRVNILFIPILNVDGHENASRFNRINQRGPEVMGFRTNGRNLNLNRDYTKLETPGVQAVMRVINQYQPDIYVDMHVTDGADYQYDITYGSTPRFASDSPKIAEFIEQKINPVIDAKLSRFGHIPGPLIFVMNKRELSEGLAGWVATPRYSNGWGDLNNLPTILLENHSLKPYKQRVLGTYVFLDGVIDAVSTNLTKLRRVVKIEKEFMPRELVVARGYSKTPKHIDFLGIEYEKFFSELSNQQEVRYTGKVKTFENLPVFWREEVVEKVKVPTAYYLPKSWSNIAAKLQNHGITLERGYGVVNHLKQIKVVDHQFARAPFENRLQVSGVFEYQDISNIDLSGYFKISTAQLSGKLAVHLLQPEAEDSFFSWGFFNSIFQRTEYSENYALLPFAEKMLASNPKLKREFEDKLANDKDFKNNAKKRLDWLYSKTPFYDGGYLTYPILIDYE, from the coding sequence ATGTTTTTAAATGCCTTACTACTCACTGCAGCAATCTCTGCAGTGGATCATTTACCGCCTTTAACACAGTGGCAAGGACAAAGTGAACGCTTGTTACAACCGACAAATCCACTGGCTACAGAGTTTGAACGATCTAATGGGTTAGTATCACCAACTTATATTGAGAGCATGGCTTACCTTGATAGATTAGTTGCTAGCAACTCGAACCAATTCAAACTTGAGACAATTGGCACCAGTGATGCTGGTCGCGCAATTAAAATGCTTATTGCGAGTGAAAATGGTCAAATCGATAAAAATAAAGCGACTCTTTTACTGCAAGCAGGTATTCATTCAGGTGAAATTGACGGCAAAGACGCAACGTTTATGATGCTTCGCGATATTGCTCAAGGACAGCGAAATGATATTCTAAAGCGGGTCAATATTTTGTTTATTCCCATTTTGAATGTTGATGGACATGAAAATGCAAGTCGCTTTAATCGCATAAACCAACGTGGACCTGAGGTGATGGGGTTCCGTACAAATGGCCGTAATTTAAATTTAAACCGTGACTACACTAAGCTTGAAACCCCTGGCGTTCAAGCAGTTATGCGAGTGATTAATCAATATCAACCCGATATATATGTTGATATGCATGTGACTGATGGGGCTGATTATCAGTACGATATTACGTATGGCTCAACGCCACGTTTTGCCTCAGACTCGCCTAAAATTGCAGAGTTTATCGAACAAAAAATTAATCCAGTTATAGATGCAAAGCTATCACGGTTTGGTCATATTCCTGGCCCGTTAATCTTTGTCATGAATAAACGTGAGCTGAGTGAAGGTTTAGCAGGTTGGGTTGCAACACCACGGTATTCTAACGGCTGGGGAGACCTTAATAACTTACCAACCATTTTGTTAGAAAACCATTCACTAAAACCCTATAAACAACGTGTACTTGGTACTTATGTCTTTTTAGATGGTGTTATTGATGCGGTATCAACTAATTTAACGAAATTACGCCGAGTAGTTAAAATTGAAAAAGAGTTTATGCCACGTGAATTAGTGGTTGCGCGTGGCTACAGTAAAACGCCTAAACACATTGACTTTTTAGGCATAGAATACGAAAAGTTCTTTAGTGAACTGAGTAATCAACAAGAAGTACGCTATACCGGTAAAGTTAAAACATTTGAGAATTTACCTGTATTTTGGCGCGAAGAAGTGGTTGAGAAAGTCAAAGTGCCAACTGCATATTATTTGCCAAAATCGTGGAGTAATATAGCAGCAAAACTACAGAATCATGGAATTACATTAGAACGCGGTTATGGTGTGGTTAACCACTTAAAGCAAATTAAGGTAGTCGATCATCAGTTTGCAAGAGCACCTTTTGAAAATCGCTTACAAGTTTCAGGTGTCTTTGAATATCAGGACATATCAAATATTGACTTAAGTGGCTATTTCAAGATAAGTACAGCGCAGTTAAGTGGTAAGCTAGCAGTGCATTTGTTACAACCAGAAGCAGAAGACTCTTTTTTCAGCTGGGGCTTTTTTAATAGCATTTTCCAGCGCACCGAATATTCAGAAAATTACGCATTATTACCCTTTGCAGAGAAAATGCTTGCTTCAAATCCAAAGCTTAAGCGTGAGTTTGAAGACAAGTTAGCAAATGATAAAGACTTTAAAAACAATGCGAAAAAACGTTTAGATTGGTTATACAGTAAAACACCATTTTACGATGGTGGCTATTTAACCTACCCAATATTAATTGATTATGAGTAA
- a CDS encoding MBL fold metallo-hydrolase — MLEVITQPVTPFAQNSNLLVCQTTRQAVIIDPGGDVEKLMQVIESANCKLIAILLTHGHLDHVGGAEQLAQHCNIDIVGPHLGDKFWLDALPKQSEMFNFPMAEVFSPAKWLEEGEQFTFGELTLEVRFTPGHTPGHVIFVEHSTKRIFVGDVLFKGSVGRTDFPGGNAAQLKQSIESKIYSLPDDYTVFPGHGPTTTVGYEKQTNPFTSGRFG, encoded by the coding sequence ATGTTAGAAGTTATTACACAGCCTGTTACGCCTTTTGCACAAAATTCAAATCTCCTAGTGTGTCAAACAACACGTCAAGCTGTGATCATCGATCCAGGTGGTGACGTTGAGAAGCTGATGCAAGTTATTGAAAGCGCAAATTGTAAACTGATTGCCATATTACTAACACATGGTCATCTTGACCACGTGGGAGGTGCTGAGCAACTAGCACAACACTGTAATATTGATATTGTGGGCCCTCACTTAGGTGATAAGTTTTGGCTTGACGCGTTGCCAAAACAAAGTGAAATGTTTAATTTTCCCATGGCAGAGGTTTTTTCTCCTGCTAAATGGCTTGAAGAAGGTGAGCAATTTACCTTTGGTGAGTTAACGCTTGAGGTACGCTTTACGCCAGGACATACCCCTGGCCATGTCATCTTTGTTGAACATAGCACAAAGCGCATTTTTGTCGGGGATGTGTTGTTTAAGGGTTCCGTAGGTAGAACTGATTTCCCCGGGGGCAATGCTGCTCAGTTAAAACAGTCTATTGAATCAAAGATATATAGTTTACCGGATGACTATACGGTATTTCCGGGACATGGGCCTACTACAACTGTCGGTTATGAAAAACAAACAAACCCATTTACCAGTGGTCGTTTTGGTTAG
- a CDS encoding Lrp/AsnC family transcriptional regulator: MSLNQVDRQILALIQKDASLSTAEIADQVGLSQSPCWRRISRLEQEGYIKGKVAILEPKKLGFDMLVYAHVRLSSHGRSQLAEFEELIQSYDEVTECYTMAGTMDFMLRIISKGIEGYEHFVRDKLLSLDYVQEVHSNVTMTCVKRTTSLPI, encoded by the coding sequence ATGTCATTAAACCAAGTAGATCGTCAAATACTCGCATTAATTCAAAAAGACGCGAGTTTATCAACTGCTGAAATTGCAGACCAAGTAGGTTTGTCTCAATCACCTTGTTGGCGCCGTATATCGCGTTTAGAGCAAGAGGGCTATATCAAAGGCAAAGTAGCCATTCTTGAGCCTAAAAAGTTAGGCTTTGATATGTTGGTTTACGCACATGTAAGGCTATCAAGTCATGGTCGATCTCAATTGGCTGAGTTCGAAGAACTGATCCAAAGCTATGATGAAGTGACTGAGTGTTACACTATGGCAGGAACCATGGACTTTATGCTTCGTATTATTTCAAAGGGTATTGAAGGATATGAACATTTTGTTCGCGATAAGCTACTAAGTTTAGATTATGTACAAGAAGTTCATTCAAACGTGACTATGACGTGTGTAAAACGGACAACGTCGTTACCAATTTAA
- a CDS encoding SulP family inorganic anion transporter, with protein sequence MFNLLSRAPKSAKNDILSGLTVALALVPEAVAFAFVAHVEPLVGLYAAFIVGLITAVFGGRPGMISGATGALAVVMVSLVVTHGVEYLFATVLLMGILQILAGVMKLGKFIRMVPHPVMLGFVNGLAIVIFLAQLGQFKAPDANGEMQWMTGEPMMIMAGLVALTMGIIHFLPKLTSAIPSSLAAIVVVTGLVIGLDLEARTVVDFLKDMTGDANATMAGGLPEFHIPNVPFTLETLWIILPYALVLAAIGLIESLLTLTLIDEITETRGNGNQECIGQGAANVTCGFFGAMGGCAMIGQSMININSGGRSRLSGITAAVMLLMFILFAASLIEMIPLAALVGVMFMVVLGTFEWSSFRIMKKVPKTDAFVIVLVSGVTVFTDLAVAVCVGVIVSALVFAWEHAKHIYTTSYIDENGSKVYELHGPVFFGSVKNFLELFDPKNDPQDVIVEFKHSRVADHSAIEAIDSLAERYTKQGKQLHLRHVSKDCQKLLSRAKDLVEVNVIEDPTYKVASDKLG encoded by the coding sequence ATGTTTAACTTATTATCAAGAGCCCCGAAATCGGCTAAAAATGATATTCTATCAGGCCTAACGGTTGCGTTAGCCTTAGTACCTGAAGCTGTTGCTTTTGCATTTGTTGCACATGTTGAGCCATTAGTTGGTTTATATGCTGCATTTATTGTTGGTCTAATTACTGCGGTATTTGGTGGTCGTCCAGGCATGATCTCAGGTGCAACCGGTGCTTTAGCGGTTGTGATGGTAAGCCTTGTTGTAACACATGGGGTCGAGTATTTATTTGCTACTGTGCTGCTGATGGGGATTTTACAAATTCTCGCCGGTGTCATGAAGTTGGGTAAATTTATTCGTATGGTACCGCACCCTGTGATGCTCGGCTTTGTAAATGGTTTGGCAATTGTTATTTTCCTCGCACAATTAGGGCAGTTTAAAGCTCCTGATGCAAATGGTGAGATGCAATGGATGACAGGTGAGCCAATGATGATTATGGCGGGCCTCGTTGCGCTTACCATGGGTATTATTCATTTTTTACCAAAGTTAACCTCAGCAATTCCTTCTTCTCTTGCAGCAATTGTTGTCGTTACTGGTTTAGTAATTGGCTTAGATTTAGAAGCTCGCACAGTGGTTGATTTCTTAAAAGACATGACCGGTGATGCAAATGCAACCATGGCAGGGGGGCTTCCTGAATTCCATATTCCAAATGTACCGTTCACCCTTGAAACACTATGGATTATCTTACCTTACGCATTAGTACTTGCAGCAATTGGTTTAATCGAGTCTTTACTAACACTGACGTTGATTGATGAAATTACTGAAACACGTGGTAACGGTAACCAAGAATGTATTGGTCAAGGTGCTGCAAACGTAACGTGTGGCTTTTTTGGCGCAATGGGTGGCTGTGCGATGATTGGTCAGTCAATGATTAATATTAACTCTGGCGGTCGTTCTCGTCTTTCTGGTATTACGGCTGCTGTGATGCTGTTAATGTTTATCTTGTTCGCTGCAAGCCTAATTGAGATGATCCCACTTGCTGCACTTGTTGGTGTAATGTTTATGGTTGTGTTAGGCACATTTGAATGGTCTAGCTTCCGTATTATGAAAAAAGTACCTAAAACGGACGCATTCGTTATTGTGTTAGTGTCAGGCGTAACGGTATTCACAGATTTAGCGGTTGCGGTATGTGTTGGTGTTATTGTGTCCGCTTTAGTATTTGCTTGGGAGCATGCAAAACACATTTACACAACATCTTATATCGATGAAAACGGTTCAAAAGTATATGAATTACACGGCCCTGTGTTTTTTGGATCAGTGAAAAACTTTTTAGAGCTATTTGACCCTAAAAATGACCCACAAGATGTAATCGTTGAATTTAAACATAGCCGTGTAGCTGATCACAGTGCAATAGAAGCAATCGATAGCCTAGCAGAACGCTATACGAAGCAAGGCAAGCAACTGCATTTACGTCATGTTTCAAAAGATTGTCAAAAGCTGCTATCACGTGCCAAAGACCTTGTTGAAGTGAATGTAATCGAAGATCCAACCTATAAAGTTGCATCAGACAAACTCGGTTAA
- a CDS encoding sensor histidine kinase, whose product MNWQRLVEDRQKFFWVLQIAGWVGYALVNYIGSRVFEMRDIYVFVIVLNAYAGCLLTIPLRYLYRKAWNAKPLFLIFVVFVASYLVGTTWSVIQKFNLWEIYRHGYRPDEWFYYFKQGLDSVYIVLCWSGLYFGIKYYQLLQGEKQKALKANTMAHEAQLKMLRYQLNPHFLFNTLNAISTLILVEENKNANQMVAKLSEFLRYTLNTDPIKRVPFEQELHVLGLYLDIEKVRFEDRLSIHIDVSDEAKHALVPSMILQPLIENSIKYAIANLESGGEISIKGQVFANELLLEVSDNGPGTDISDGVLVKNSGVGLANTQDRLKTLYEHNYSFVLSNNQPQGLVVNIRIPFEKG is encoded by the coding sequence TTGAACTGGCAAAGACTAGTAGAAGATAGACAAAAGTTTTTTTGGGTTCTGCAAATTGCAGGCTGGGTTGGCTATGCCTTAGTTAACTACATTGGCTCACGTGTATTTGAAATGCGTGACATCTATGTTTTTGTTATTGTGTTAAACGCCTATGCAGGGTGTTTATTGACCATTCCTCTTCGTTATTTGTATCGTAAAGCGTGGAACGCAAAACCTCTTTTCTTAATCTTTGTTGTGTTTGTCGCATCTTACCTGGTTGGTACCACTTGGTCAGTTATTCAAAAGTTTAACTTATGGGAAATTTACCGCCACGGATATCGCCCTGATGAATGGTTTTACTACTTTAAACAAGGTCTAGATTCAGTTTACATTGTGCTATGTTGGAGTGGTCTGTACTTTGGTATTAAATATTATCAATTGCTGCAAGGTGAGAAACAAAAAGCACTAAAAGCAAATACCATGGCACATGAAGCGCAACTTAAAATGTTGCGTTATCAATTAAATCCGCATTTTCTATTTAATACGCTTAATGCGATTTCAACCCTGATATTGGTAGAAGAAAACAAAAACGCAAATCAAATGGTAGCGAAGCTCAGTGAGTTTTTGCGTTACACACTCAATACAGATCCAATTAAACGCGTGCCATTTGAACAAGAATTGCATGTGTTAGGCCTCTACCTAGATATAGAAAAAGTGCGCTTTGAAGACCGCTTAAGTATTCACATTGATGTGAGTGATGAAGCAAAGCATGCACTCGTGCCAAGTATGATTTTGCAACCATTAATTGAAAACTCAATTAAGTACGCCATTGCCAATTTAGAAAGTGGCGGGGAGATTTCAATTAAAGGTCAGGTTTTTGCCAACGAATTATTATTAGAAGTATCCGATAACGGTCCTGGTACAGATATCAGTGATGGTGTGTTAGTTAAAAATTCTGGTGTCGGGCTTGCAAACACGCAAGATCGCCTAAAGACACTTTACGAACATAACTATTCATTTGTATTATCTAACAACCAGCCGCAAGGCCTTGTTGTTAATATACGTATTCCGTTTGAAAAAGGATAA
- a CDS encoding LytR/AlgR family response regulator transcription factor translates to MNTIKTLIVDDEPLARKGLSIRLRDFPHIEVVGLCKNGEEALAECKRQQVDLMFLDIQMPGLSGLEVVKHLSDSAIGIPAIVFVTAFDQYAVKAFEIHALDYLLKPVDDNRLKKAVEKVQTYLKSQEDTSHKRKLASFVAGITGNNCEEILKKLAAGDKLEETRFPESIAVKEQGEIVRVQVSSIQWVDAAGDYMCLHCADGKTHILRKTMKELEAELDPKEFVRVHRSAIVNSKQINKLVTQVSGEYLLVLENGQELKVSRSYRDKVKAALAS, encoded by the coding sequence ATGAATACAATAAAAACGCTTATTGTTGATGACGAACCTCTCGCAAGAAAAGGCTTATCAATAAGGTTAAGAGATTTCCCACACATTGAAGTTGTGGGCCTTTGTAAAAACGGTGAAGAAGCGTTGGCGGAGTGTAAACGCCAACAAGTAGACTTAATGTTCTTAGACATCCAAATGCCAGGGTTGTCGGGTTTAGAAGTGGTTAAACACCTTTCTGATTCGGCGATAGGGATCCCTGCTATTGTGTTTGTTACTGCATTTGATCAATACGCGGTCAAAGCGTTTGAAATTCATGCATTAGACTACCTTCTGAAACCAGTAGACGACAACAGATTGAAGAAGGCGGTAGAAAAAGTGCAAACATATTTAAAATCACAAGAAGATACGAGCCATAAACGTAAACTTGCTAGTTTTGTAGCGGGTATTACTGGAAACAACTGTGAAGAGATCCTTAAAAAACTTGCTGCAGGCGATAAGCTTGAAGAAACACGTTTCCCAGAGTCAATTGCTGTAAAAGAGCAGGGCGAAATTGTACGTGTCCAAGTTAGCAGTATTCAATGGGTAGATGCTGCTGGTGATTATATGTGTTTACACTGCGCAGATGGTAAAACGCATATTCTTCGTAAAACAATGAAAGAGCTTGAAGCAGAGCTAGACCCAAAAGAGTTTGTACGTGTGCATCGCAGTGCAATTGTAAATAGTAAGCAAATTAATAAATTGGTAACGCAAGTAAGTGGCGAATACTTACTGGTTTTAGAAAATGGCCAAGAGTTAAAAGTAAGCCGTAGTTACCGAGATAAAGTGAAAGCAGCGTTGGCAAGCTAA
- a CDS encoding ATP-dependent 6-phosphofructokinase codes for MTKRIALITSGGDAPGMNAAIRAVTLQAEKFQYQVLGFVGGYNGLIENNFIELNRHRVDDIVRKGGTILKSARCKAMLSDVGPNSVVETLKVNKIDALIVIGGDGSFKGCQAISKLWQGNIIGIPGTIDNDINGTDQTIGFWTAVETALDSIDKIRDTANAFERIFIVEVMGRNCGFLAVESAIASGAEHIVCKEVIEDEVQFIDNLLVNINTAIKNHRTDSYIIVMAENSLNFSADALSKKIERYTGVDSKAAILGYIQRGGSPVASDRVLATQLGVAAVDAVRNNKSDIMVGMLNNRATETALCATSYNNTYNQEIIRRLNQLNFNLD; via the coding sequence ATGACTAAAAGAATCGCACTTATCACTTCAGGCGGCGATGCACCAGGTATGAACGCCGCCATTCGTGCTGTCACCTTGCAAGCTGAAAAATTTCAATATCAAGTATTAGGATTTGTCGGTGGATACAATGGCTTGATTGAAAATAATTTTATTGAGCTAAACCGACATCGTGTTGATGATATTGTGCGAAAAGGCGGCACAATTTTAAAGTCTGCACGCTGTAAAGCAATGTTATCTGATGTTGGCCCTAATAGCGTTGTTGAAACGCTCAAAGTAAATAAAATTGATGCGCTCATTGTGATTGGCGGTGATGGTAGTTTTAAAGGTTGTCAGGCGATTAGCAAGCTTTGGCAAGGTAATATCATTGGTATTCCTGGAACCATTGACAACGACATAAATGGGACTGACCAAACCATCGGATTTTGGACTGCGGTAGAAACTGCTTTAGACAGTATTGATAAAATACGCGACACTGCGAATGCATTCGAACGTATCTTTATTGTTGAAGTAATGGGTAGAAACTGTGGTTTTCTGGCCGTCGAATCAGCAATTGCTTCCGGTGCAGAACACATTGTCTGTAAAGAAGTAATCGAAGATGAAGTACAATTTATCGATAACCTGCTTGTCAATATTAACACTGCCATCAAAAATCATCGTACCGATAGCTATATTATTGTGATGGCTGAGAACTCTTTGAACTTTAGTGCCGATGCGCTAAGTAAAAAAATTGAGCGATACACTGGGGTAGACAGTAAAGCAGCCATTCTTGGTTATATACAGCGTGGTGGCAGCCCTGTAGCATCAGATAGAGTATTAGCTACTCAGCTTGGTGTTGCCGCAGTGGACGCAGTAAGAAATAATAAGTCCGATATTATGGTCGGTATGTTAAATAATCGAGCAACGGAAACCGCTCTCTGTGCAACCAGCTACAATAACACCTACAATCAAGAAATCATTCGTAGACTAAATCAACTAAATTTTAATCTAGACTAA
- the ttcA gene encoding tRNA 2-thiocytidine(32) synthetase TtcA: protein MSHSAEAKAKYNLNKLQKRLRRFTGQAIADFNMIEEGDRIMVCLSGGKDSYTLLDILQNLQRSAPVNFELFAINLDQKQPGFPEHILPEYLESLGIEYKIVEEDTYSIVKDKIPEGKTTCSLCSRLRRGILYRTAKEMGATKIALGHHRDDMIETMFLNMFYGGKLKGMPAKLLSDDAQHMVIRPLAYCKEKDIVKYAEAKEFPIIPCNLCGSQENLQRKHIKAMLNEWDKTHPGRVETIFTSMQNVVPSHLADPSIFNFAELNKDSQIDEGDIALDKPDVPAVPVGLEIEEQDVNVIQL from the coding sequence ATGTCGCATTCAGCAGAAGCTAAAGCGAAATATAACCTTAATAAGTTACAGAAACGACTTCGTCGTTTTACTGGTCAAGCAATTGCAGACTTCAATATGATTGAAGAAGGCGACCGTATTATGGTGTGCTTATCAGGCGGTAAAGACAGCTATACGCTGCTTGATATTTTGCAGAACTTGCAGCGTTCAGCACCTGTAAACTTTGAGCTTTTTGCAATCAACCTAGATCAAAAACAACCGGGGTTCCCTGAGCATATTCTACCTGAATACCTCGAGTCTCTGGGCATTGAGTATAAAATCGTCGAAGAAGATACCTACAGCATCGTAAAAGATAAAATTCCTGAAGGTAAAACCACCTGCTCGCTTTGTTCGCGTCTTCGCCGAGGTATTTTGTACCGTACAGCAAAAGAAATGGGCGCAACTAAAATCGCCCTTGGCCACCACCGTGACGACATGATTGAAACCATGTTCTTAAATATGTTTTATGGTGGCAAATTGAAAGGCATGCCAGCAAAGCTATTAAGCGATGATGCTCAGCATATGGTGATACGTCCACTTGCCTACTGTAAAGAAAAAGACATTGTTAAATACGCTGAAGCCAAAGAGTTCCCAATTATTCCGTGTAACCTCTGTGGCTCACAAGAGAACCTACAACGTAAACACATTAAAGCGATGCTTAATGAATGGGATAAAACTCACCCAGGTCGTGTAGAAACCATTTTTACCTCAATGCAAAATGTAGTGCCATCTCACTTGGCAGATCCTTCAATATTCAATTTTGCAGAGCTTAATAAAGACTCGCAAATTGATGAAGGTGATATCGCATTAGATAAACCAGATGTTCCCGCAGTGCCCGTTGGTCTTGAGATTGAAGAACAAGACGTAAACGTCATTCAACTGTAA